Proteins from a single region of Macrotis lagotis isolate mMagLag1 chromosome 2, bilby.v1.9.chrom.fasta, whole genome shotgun sequence:
- the ADM2 gene encoding protein ADM2, protein MGWLLPVTLGCISLLSLLLPSALSRRLGPHPLLARPREPPDRLSSRDLEPQAVMNVGPVALVGQPGSHLETLAAHHPGKLHHRHHGHRRLQGRRGRSRGRGRRHTRRHHAQLLRMGCVLSTCQVQNLSHRLRQLMGQSGRQDSAPMNPKSPHSYG, encoded by the exons ATGGGGTGGCTCCTGCCCGTCACCCTCGGTTGCATCAGCCTCCTGAGCCTCCTGCTCCCCAGCGCGCTGTCCCGGCGCCTGGGGCCTCACCCGCTGCTGGCCCGGCCCAG GGAGCCCCCAGACCGGCTGTCCTCCAGAGACCTCGAACCCCAAGCTGTGATGAATGTGGGTCCAGTGGCTCTTGTGGGCCAGCCAGGGTCCCATCTGGAAACCCTTGCCGCGCACCATCCTGGAAAGCTACACCATCGTCACCATGGCCATAGAAGGCTCCAGGGCCGAAGGGGCAGGAGCAGGGGCCGGGGCCGCAGGCACACCCGACGTCACCACGCCCAGCTTCTGAGAATGGGCTGTGTCCTAAGTACCTGCCAGGTGCAGAATCTTAGCCATCGTCTGAGGCAGCTCATGGGGCAGTCAGGGAGGCAGGACTCAGCCCCCATGAACCCCAAGAGTCCCCACAGTTATGGCTGA